A stretch of DNA from Candidatus Methanomethylicota archaeon:
AGAATAATTAAATATCTTCATGAAAAAAAGAGCAATTATAATAAAACTAATTCTTTGTATAATAAAAAGAAAATTTGGATGGAAAAAATAGAAGTATTGAGATATTGAAAAAATTACAAAATAGGAAATTGTTATTGAAATAAATGGCAGGACTATGTTTTCTGAAGAAATTTTTCTGTTTAACATAATAAAAAATAAAGAAAATATTATTTTTTATTATTATTCTTTAATATTCCTAAACAATTATCAATAAGTGAGAAGTTTGATTCTAAAGAAGAAGTAGCTTCTTCAATTGCACTAGTTATTTCTTGAGAAGCTGCTGCATTTTCTTCTGCAGAAGAAGCAACTTCACCTATTGAACTCTTTAATGAAACTACTATATCCATTGCAGTTTGAACTGCTCCTGCTCTATTTATTATGCCCTCAGATTGTTTCTTTGTAAATTTAGAAAGCTCTTCTAATAATTGAAGACTTTTTAACAATTTTTCACTACTAGTATTTATTTTTTCATAAATTTCTTTAATTCCTTCCACAGTTTTAGCTACTGCTTCTTGTACTTTTTTAACTAATTGTTGTGTAGTATCTACAGATTTTCTTGTTTCTTCTGCAAGTTTTCTTATTTCACTTGCTACAACTGCAAAACCTCTTCCTGCTTCTCCTGCTCTAGCTGCTTCTATAGCAGCATTTAATGCTAATAATGATGTTTGATCTGCAATATCTTTTATAGTATCTATAACTTCACTAATTTTTCTACTTATTTCATCAAGATTATTAAATATTGGTTTTAAATTAGAAAGTACACTGTCTAATTCTTTAAGAGATTCCATTGTAGATTTTGCCATATTTGTTGTTTGATCAGAAAGCTCTTTTCCATATTGTGCTTCTTGAGTTGCACTTTCTCTAGATTTTATAACTTCTTTTATCATATTTTCAGATTTCTCTATTTTCTTTAGAATATCATTTATGGCCATGGATGTAGATTGTGCTCCTTTTGCAATTTGTTGTGCAGCTTGAGAAATTTGTTGCATTGAAGTAACTACCATTTTATTATACTCTCTCAATTTCTCTAAATTATTAATAATGTCCTGTTGTTTTACCATTACTTTCTGTCTAAACAATGAAATTCACCTATTCTAAAATTGATTTTTAAATAAAAAAAGAATTTAGAGAAAAGCGTCTATTCGAAGTTTAAAAAGAAAATAAAAAACGCTAATGAAAAAATTCATTATAAAAATAGAAAGACAAAATTTTTTCGAAGAAATATGATAGTAATAAAATGTTCAAATTGCAATAGAAAATTAGAAAAAATTGATGATTTAGAAGTAGCTATTGGATTAATTAAAAAATATGATAATTGTCCATTTTGTAAGCATGAATTTAATGGAAAACCAAAAAAGATTATAGTAAAATCAAATGGCTTTAGCTAGTCGCCAAATTTAGGTCCTTTAAAATAATTACTATAAATAATTTTTTATTGGTGATGAGAGTGGGAGGTGGTGAAGTCCAAGCTATAGCTTTTCTATTAGATAAAGAGGTTTATGGAATAGAAGTACAACAAATAAAAGAAATAATAAAGGTAAGAGATTATGTTACAGTACCCAATGCTCCAAACTATATTGAAGGTGTTATAAACCTTAGGGGGCAAGTAACTCCAATTGTTAGTTTAAGAAAAATATTTGGTATGGAAAAGAAGCCATTAGATGAAAATTCTAGAATAATAATGGTTGAATTAGAATCTGAAGTAGTTGGATTAATTGTTGATTCTGTTTTAGGAGTTATTTCAGTAATGCGTAATGATATTGTTAAACCTCCATTATTAACTTCAAATAATGCAAATTCATTTATTACAGGTATTATTAGACAAGATGATCAATTAATAATATTAATAGATGTGATGAAGTTGATGAATAATGCTAAAAATAATGGATTTCAAAATTTTATGGAGGTGAGTCAAACTTCAAAATTTTAATAGCTGATGATTCAATATTTATGCGTAAATACATTTCTTCTATAGTAAAAGATTTAGGAGAAATTTTAGAAGCTGGAAATGGCAAAGATGCTTTGGAACTCTATATTAAAAATAAACCAGATTTAGTTATAATTGATGTAAATATGCCTATAATGAATGGATTAGAAGCATTATCAAAAATGAGAGAAATTAATCCAAATTTAAAAGCAATAATAATAACTGCTTATCCTTTAAATAAGAAAAAAACAGATGTAGAAAGCTTCATAACAAAACCATTCAATGAAGAAGAATTGCTTTCATTAGTTAAAGAGATGATTAAATATGATGATTATTTCACTAAATAATATAATTAATTCTATAAAAATTGCAACTAAAGTTTTAAGTAAATTTCCAAATTTAAATATGATTATAAATAATATTAGACCTGTAAATTTTAATTTATTAACTGAATGGATTTTAGAAAATGAATTTTTCTATGTAATTTTAAAATCAAGATTTAATGGAAGTTTTAGTGGTAAAATATCAACCATAATGGATATGGCAAGTTGTGATGAATTAATAAATAATATAACTGGAAAGCATATTAGAGTATTGAATGATTATGAAAAATCCATTCTTCAAGAATTCTTTAATATATTCATAGGGGCTTTTTTAGCAAATTATACAAATGAATATATTAACTATGAAATACCTGAAATATCAATTTTAACTTCATATGAAATTATAAAAGAAATTAATGATGATTGGAAAATATTTAAAATTGGTTGTGATAAACCAATAATTAGTATTCTATTATTATTAAGTATTGAGAATTATAGTAGAAAAAACAATGAATTAAATTCATGATTATAATTATGAATAAAAAGAGGGATTTATTATGATATCAGATTATGAAATTAATATTATAGTAAAAGTATTAGAAAAAAAAGGCATATCTTTCCCATCTTTTAAAATAGATTTTATTAAAAGAAGAATTGCAATTAGAATGATGCTTACAGGATGTAAAAATATAATAGAGTATTGTAAATTTTTAAAAGAAAATCCTGAAGAAGCTAAGAATCTCTTAGATTCTACATTTATTAATGTTTCAGAATTCTTTCGCGATCCTCCTCTTTGGAGAAAACTTAGAGATATAATATATAATATAAAACCATTAAAAATTTGGAGTGTAGGATGTGCATGTGGAGAAGAGCCATATTCTCTTGCAATATTATTAACAGAAGCAAATATAAGTAATGTAAAAATTATAGCTACAGACATAGATGAAAAAGCTTTAAATTTTGCAATTTATGGAAGATATCATCAAAAATCATTAATTAATGTACCTAATTATATATTAAATAAATATTTTCAAAAAGAAAAAGATAATACTTTTATAATATCAGATAATTTAAAGAAAATGATTAAATTCATAAAGCATGATGTTATGAAAGATCCTTTATTTGTAAATTGTGATATTGTTCTTTGTAGAAATGTATTAATATACTTTCCTAAAGAGAGTCAGAATATAATAATAGAAAAACTTTGGTATTCTTTAAAGAAGGGAGGAATTTTTGTAATTGGAATGGGTGAAGTTTTAGATAATAAATGGACTTCATATTTTGAACCTTATGATATAAAATTAAGAATATATCGTAAAAAATAACTTAAAGAATTTTACTTATTGTATTTTTTATTTGATCTAAATAGTTTTCAGCATTAACGTCAACTTTAAGTCCAAGTATTACACATTTTTTATCATAACTTATCACTAAATATTTTCTTTCTAATGATGCTATAACCATGTACTTTACTTTTATATTATCTCTAAGTATAAAATATAAAATTTTATAAATTTCTTTATTAAATGATGTTCCTTTATATATTAATTCTTTTTCTCCTTTTGTTAAATCTGCAAATGCTGCTTCTTTGACTATTTCACCATCAATGAGAACATCTAAGAATGACATTTTTCATCATAAAGGTATATGAAAATGGAATTTTATAATTAATAATTATGTGAGCTATTATCCATCGCCTATATAGATATTAAAGTTTCGACAGATAGTCGCTTTTCTAATCCATTTTAATATTATATAATTTTGTTATCTAACATTTGGTAGATCTTCTATGAATAAAAAAACTTACTTTACTAGTACTATTTCAGAGAAGGATGAAGCAATGAGACAAACTATTCGTAATTTAATGTCGAGTATGGAGACAAATACTGAAAATGTTGAATTAATAATTTCAAGATTTGAAAATAGATTAGAAAATATTATGAAAAGATTAGAGAACCTTGAGGATAGAGTTGCTAATTTAGAAAGAAAAGTATTGGGGTGATTTTTTGGTTACTTCAATTGTAGTTCATTCATATAGAGGTGGAACTGGAAAAAGTACTACAACTGCAAATTTATCAGTACTTTTAGCAGCTCTTGGAAAAAGTGTTGCAACTATAGATATGGATATAACATCTCCTGGATTACATGTTATATACAATGTTTCTGCACAAATGATGAAATATACACTTAATGATTATATATATGGAAAAAGTGCTCTTGAAGATGCTGTAATAAATCTAACTCAACATTTAAAACTTCCAAGAGGAGCACTTTATTTCCTTGGTTCAAGTATGAGGCCTGAGGATATTGTTAAAGTTATAAGAGAGGGATATAGTGAAGGATTTTTTAGACATATTGCTAAAAATTTAGAAGAAATATATGATGTAGAATACGTAATTTTTGATACTCATCCTGGTTTAAATGAAGATACTCTCTTAGCTGTAATGTCAAGTGATGTTAGTTTATTATTAATGAGAATGGATAAACAAGATATTACTGGTACTTATATTACTACACAAATTCTTAAAAAATTTGGAAAAATTAGTTATGTAATTTTAAATATGGTACCTGCAAACTTGGCTGAAAATGTTGATCTTCCTTCAGAAGTTTCTAGTATAATAGAAGCAACAGTAATAGGAGTACTTCCATTTTATGAAGAAGTATTATCTAATAGATCTAGAGGAGTTTTTTGTATAAATCATCCTAAGCATCCATATTCATCAAAAATGTTAGCTTTAGCCAAGAAGTTGATAGAATTAACAACAACAGAAAATACTATAATAGATTTAATAAAGAGGTGATTTAAATTGCTTAAAGAAAAATATGAAGAAATATATTTCTCAGAAATTTTTGATCATATAAAATTATTAAACAATATTTTTATAAATTTAGAAAAAAATCCGAAAAATGAAAATTTAATTTTAGAAGCTCTAAGAATAATGCATTCAATAAAAGGAGATTCTACAGTAATTGGAAGAAATGAAATAGCAAAAATTGCACATGAAGCAGAAAATTTATTAATTTCAATAAAAAATAAAAAATTTATTGAAAAAAAAGATTTTGATAAATTACTAGAATATATTGATAAAATAGAAGAAAGTTTAAACAGTATTAGAAAAAATGGTAAAAATACTTATAAAGTTATAATAGAAAATAATTTTAAAGATGAATTAAAAATAATTAAAGCTTTTTTAATATTAAAGACTTTAGCAGAAAATGGAAATTTAATATCAATAAATCCTTCATATGATGCATTATCTTCAGGAAATGTACCTCAAACAATA
This window harbors:
- a CDS encoding methyl-accepting chemotaxis protein, producing MFRQKVMVKQQDIINNLEKLREYNKMVVTSMQQISQAAQQIAKGAQSTSMAINDILKKIEKSENMIKEVIKSRESATQEAQYGKELSDQTTNMAKSTMESLKELDSVLSNLKPIFNNLDEISRKISEVIDTIKDIADQTSLLALNAAIEAARAGEAGRGFAVVASEIRKLAEETRKSVDTTQQLVKKVQEAVAKTVEGIKEIYEKINTSSEKLLKSLQLLEELSKFTKKQSEGIINRAGAVQTAMDIVVSLKSSIGEVASSAEENAAASQEITSAIEEATSSLESNFSLIDNCLGILKNNNKK
- a CDS encoding chemotaxis protein CheW, which produces MRVGGGEVQAIAFLLDKEVYGIEVQQIKEIIKVRDYVTVPNAPNYIEGVINLRGQVTPIVSLRKIFGMEKKPLDENSRIIMVELESEVVGLIVDSVLGVISVMRNDIVKPPLLTSNNANSFITGIIRQDDQLIILIDVMKLMNNAKNNGFQNFMEVSQTSKF
- a CDS encoding response regulator, encoding MRKYISSIVKDLGEILEAGNGKDALELYIKNKPDLVIIDVNMPIMNGLEALSKMREINPNLKAIIITAYPLNKKKTDVESFITKPFNEEELLSLVKEMIKYDDYFTK
- a CDS encoding protein-glutamate O-methyltransferase CheR, whose translation is MISDYEINIIVKVLEKKGISFPSFKIDFIKRRIAIRMMLTGCKNIIEYCKFLKENPEEAKNLLDSTFINVSEFFRDPPLWRKLRDIIYNIKPLKIWSVGCACGEEPYSLAILLTEANISNVKIIATDIDEKALNFAIYGRYHQKSLINVPNYILNKYFQKEKDNTFIISDNLKKMIKFIKHDVMKDPLFVNCDIVLCRNVLIYFPKESQNIIIEKLWYSLKKGGIFVIGMGEVLDNKWTSYFEPYDIKLRIYRKK
- a CDS encoding MinD/ParA family protein, with product MVTSIVVHSYRGGTGKSTTTANLSVLLAALGKSVATIDMDITSPGLHVIYNVSAQMMKYTLNDYIYGKSALEDAVINLTQHLKLPRGALYFLGSSMRPEDIVKVIREGYSEGFFRHIAKNLEEIYDVEYVIFDTHPGLNEDTLLAVMSSDVSLLLMRMDKQDITGTYITTQILKKFGKISYVILNMVPANLAENVDLPSEVSSIIEATVIGVLPFYEEVLSNRSRGVFCINHPKHPYSSKMLALAKKLIELTTTENTIIDLIKR